The following proteins are co-located in the Bombus pyrosoma isolate SC7728 linkage group LG12, ASM1482585v1, whole genome shotgun sequence genome:
- the LOC122573848 gene encoding pleckstrin homology domain-containing family M member 2 produces the protein MSPPGECVSATPPTLRRTRVPSSLSLTFLSFSSKFALSPDENHVRSEIDMPSQEDMDLCTDKVLSKGRILQELTKAVKLVYAQSLYGTVVLDGDSWLVYWLDRALRHGLRIERHGYWGTARELSHQDTVVVIHALQSVLTSIGKGRAWLYHTLSEGSFESYLACLLRDTKILKKQYFPHALVRDADKTNQLVNLLAGLENVSFTLQLDVTYLDICNYMPQRPMSVNPSGTILSLHLRSSSVSSSLASPGDSGVAFDSDMELANETDASSYKEEDFHLEETPRYRNNRYKTMINNCREDNKNFSSSDSSEDGKTPTQSPGMVTKFQTTMMTKSDIANQNLTRKLDDNELTCSSLDTLKDYDFYSKSLDESKLDKISNKNDNGIKELNKRTTYYSDGSYSFKRNIDPRNSYVINNDTNLLELSMTISDCENIEAPYGILNTINMTDASILSSSSSEAIVQRRQRKKKRGESKKRVSFHEDILKTMKLDDDENYADFSMSFLTPNSVQKKDTQKGRYSWCAHGDSPYVQKNVNPRNAHSDYYSYSSSSSVFDSDCEKKVSSKSCEQIPCQNNCKCACGLSLSERGAPEGQEDPGKAFRPKMEIELEENEAQEAYIVEKEYGNIVEDPPAKVQMPCPTNSKQYTTSSDWSDIDSTTTSDVEERRNSRHLASPSKKRNMTSILTGENSNKLLAPPPIRQAPSKTSLLSRFLKSITERKFEVKRNKKSQKTNPLYIKGVKTSYDSFKEFNDNLDREIQENVAAEKREFSGEKISLKLRELFKKHIYRDKTEELYKVYKVRSSYMTNGESKPMIALLTDKTLYLTGSKPDHVYSNQFVIPYNELDVIMVGPNAQTILLSNADYEMQYLFSTGSSQTTSELIAHLEMAIRRSPMKPRLPAVKVLTYEDMHILRHSVLCDTAVHPDEKIEHYNLIYMEDEHMSPPSTPCGPTKEGDLMYRPHTYQQVHPNAPTNPWEAGYFVLKGGVVYMFTDANQRLPKRAIPLKGGLCQGCRRIPNSHRPHTFEILLKPNKAFQFAAPDEYVASEWLQSFVQSASGLFDITEKREPLPCSLITTTKHLVAMKEVFPGKQRGETLSCASVEDLTAFRVPLTQQSWCILEFACREVHESSGDWVIYFTNYTELSTFKEILETLWADASLGEFPMVTLPPEDKLHRRCSDASKELEFAWRYLLPSVID, from the exons ATGAGTCCACCCGGCGAATGTGTCAGTGCGACTCCACCAACGTTGCGTCGAACCCGTGTCCCGTCTTCCCTGTCTTtgacttttctttctttctcctcgaaATTTGCGTTATCGCCTGATGAGAATCATGTAAGATCAGAGATCGATATGCCGAGTCAAGAAGATATGGATCTTTGTACCGATAAGGTACTGTCCAAGGGAAGAATTCTTCAAGAATTAACCAAAGCTGTCAAATTG GTTTACGCTCAAAGTTTATATGGTACAGTAGTCTTAGATGGTGACTCTTGGTTGGTCTACTGGTTAGACCGAGCTTTACGCCATGGATTGCGTATAGAGAGACATGGATATTGGGGCACTGCTCGTGAACTTAGTCATCAAGATACCGTTGTTGTAATTCATGCACTTCAAAGTGTATTAACTTCCATTGGTAAAG GCAGGGCATGGCTTTACCATACTCTTAGCGAAGGCAGCTTTGAAAGTTATTTAGCTTGCTTATTACGAGatacaaagatattaaaaaaacaatattttccacATGCACTTGTTCGGGATGCAGATAAAACTAATCAATTAGTTAATCTACTTGCTGGTTTAGAAAATGTGTCTTTCACATTGCAACTG GATGTCACATACCTGGATATTTGCAATTACATGCCTCAAAGGCCTATGAGCGTAAATCCTTCTGGAACTATATTATCATTACATCTTAGATCATCCAGTGTTTCTTCGAGTTTAGCTTCTCCTGGTGACAGTGGAGTTGCTTTTGATAGTGACATGGAGCTTGCTAATGAAACAGATGCTAGTAGTTACAAGGAG GAAGATTTTCATCTAGAAGAAACTCCAAGGTATCGGAATAATAGGTATAAAACAATGATAAACAACTGTAGAGaagacaataaaaattttagctCCAGTGATTCCAGCGAAGATGGAAAAACACCTACACAATCACCAGGAATGGTTACCAAATTTCAAACCACAATGATGACGAAAAGTGATATAGCGAATCAAAACTTAACAAGAAAACTCGATGATAATGAGCTTACCTGTTCCAGTTTGGATACTTTAAAAGATTACGATTTTTACAGTAAGAGTTTAGATGAGtcaaaattagataaaataagtaataaaaatgacaatgGAATTAAAGAATTGAATAAAAGAACCACGTATTACAGCGACGGTAGTTACAGTTTTAAAAGGAATATTGATCCTCGAAATTCATATGTAATCAACAATGATACAAATCTTCTAGAACTTAGTATGACTATTTCAGATTGTGAAAACATAGAAGCACCATATGGTATCTTGAATACTATTAATATGACTGATGCTAGTATTTTATCGTCCTCTAGCTCAGAAGCTATAGTACAACGTAGACaacgtaaaaagaaacgtGGGGAAAGTAAAAAGCGCGTCAGTTTTCacgaagatattttaaaaaccaTGAAATTGGATGATGATGAAAATTACGCAGATTTTTCTATGAGCTTTTTAACGCCTAATTCAGTTCAGAAGAAAGATACacaaaaaggaagatataGCTGGTGCGCTCATGGGGATTCTCCGTATGTTCAAAAGAACGTTAATCCCAGAAATGCACATTCGGATTACTATTCTTACTCTTCATCATCGAGTGTATTTGATAGCGATTGTGAAAAGAAAGTATCGTCAAAGAGTTGTGAACAAATACCATGTCAGAACAATTGCAAGTGTGCTTGTGGATTGTCGCTTTCAGAGCGAGGTGCGCCAGAGGGCCAAGAAGATCCCGGTAAAGCATTCAGACCGAAGATGGAGATtgaattagaagaaaatgaagcacAAGAAGCGTACATCGTTGAAAAAGAATATGGAAATATCGTAGAAGATCCTCCAGCAAAAGTTCAAATGCCTTGTCCAACTAATTCGAAACAATATACTACTTCTAGCGATTGGTCGGATATAGATAGTACTACCACATCGGATGTAGAGGAACGTAGAAATAGCAGACATTTAGCTTCACCTTCAAAAAAACGTAACATGACATCAATACTAACAGGAGAAAATAGCAACAAATTATTAGCGCCGCCACCTATAAGGCAAGCTCCATCTAAAACATCATTATTGAGTAGATTTCTAAAATCTATTACAGAGAGGAAATTTgaagttaaaagaaataagaagtCACAAAAAACGAATCCTTTATATATCAAAGGTGTTAAAACGAGTTATGAttcttttaaagaatttaatgaTAACCTTGATCGAGAGATACAAGAAAATGTGGCAGCAGAAAAACGAGAATTTAGCGGGGAAAAGATTAGCTTGAAATTACGAGAACTTTTtaagaaacatatttatagagataaaacagaagaattatataaagtatataaagttagGAGTTCGTACATGACAAATGGAGAAAGTAAACCGATGATTGCTTTATTAACagataaaacattatatttaacagGTTCGAAACCGGACCATGTTTATAGTAATCAGTTCGTTATTCCTTATAACGAATTAGATGTTATAATG GTTGGACCAAATGCACAAACAATACTATTATCAAATGCAGATTATGAGATGcagtatttattttctacggGAAGTTCCCAAACTACTTCAGAGTTAATTGCGCACTTGGAGATGGCTATAAGGAGATCTCCAATGAAACCAAGACTTCCAGCAGTTAAAGTATTGACCTACGAAGATATGCATATTTTAAGGCACTCTGTCCTGTGTGATACTGCTGTCCATCCT gATGAAAAGATCGAACACTATAATCTTATTTATATGGAAGATGAACATATGTCACCACCTAGCACACCATGTGGTCCAACAAAAGAAGGTGATCTTATGTACAGACCACACACGTATCAACAAGTTCATCCTAATGCTCCAACTAATCCATGGGAAGCTGGATACTTTGTTCTCAAAGGTGGAGTTGTTTATATGTTTACGGATGCGAATCAACGATTACCGAAACGAGCTATTCCATTGAAAGGTGGTCTTTGTCAAGGATGTCGAAGAATTCCGAATTCTCATCGCCCTCATACATTCGAGATACTTTTAAAACCGAATAAAGCTTTTCAGTTTGCTGCTCCAGACGAATACGTCGCATCCGAATGGTTACAAAGCTTTGTTCAAAGTGCTTCTGGGTTATTCGATATTACAGAAAAAAGAGAGCCTTTGCCATGTAGCCTTATTACAACTACTAAGCATTTAGTAGCTATGAAAGAAGTGTTTCCTGGTAAACAACGTGGGGAAACACTTTCTTGTGCTTCTGTAGAAGATCTCACAGCCTTCAGAGTACCTTTAACTCAACAATCTTGGTGTATACTG gaGTTCGCATGTCGAGAAGTACATGAAAGTAGTGGTGACTGGgttatatatttcacaaattacACTGAGCTATCtacttttaaagaaattttagaaacattGTGGGCTGATGCAAGTTTG GGTGAATTTCCTATGGTAACGCTTCCGCCAGAAGATAAACTTCATCGACGTTGCTCAGATGCCAGTAAAGAATTAGAGTTTGCATGGCGATATTTATTACCTTCAGTAATCGATTAA